A region of the Bryobacteraceae bacterium genome:
GAGTGTTTCCGCTTGTGCCCGATTACCCGCTCGAGGTGCGCCGCGACCATGAGGTCGCCGTGCACCAGTTCGGCAGCGGCAATGCCAAGATCGAACAACGCATGCTGGTCGGCACCGGCGCGCGGCGCTTCACCATCCGTAAGCAATGGCTGCGCGACGCCGAGCGCATCGCCCTGCGCAACTTCTGGGAATCGAAGTACGGACCGTACGGCGCTTTCACCTACAACGCTCCGAACGAGAGTGGAATCGGGACGACCCCCGTTGTTTGCCGCTTCGCCAACGAGCCGCTCTCCTGGGAGATGGTCGCCGACTGGGCCTGCTCGCTCGGCGTGACGCTCATTGAAATCCCGCAGGCGACGCCCTCCTACCCGCTCAACCAGACCGTCAACCGTTTCCCGCCCGCCGCGCTCCAGACGGCGCTGCTGTCGCAGGTCCAGGCAATCATCCCGCTTGTCTGCATCCAGCCGCTTGCGCCTGGCCACCCGGCGATCTATGTCTCCGACCGCCGCTGTACTGTGGGTGGGCAGCTCTACCAGGCGCGCCTCGTTGAGTTCGACGGCATCTCGCAATCCATCGGCAATGAGTCCGACGATGCCCAGTTCACCTTCGGCAACGCCGACCGCGTGATGCGTGACTTGGCTAACGACGTCGACCTGTTCCGCGCCGAGATCGCCTTCAGCCTGTTCCACGTCGGCGCCGGGATCAAGCTCGACCTGTGGAAGGGTAACATCGTCCACTGGACCTGCGACTCGGGGCCCGAGTTCCGAGTCACTGCCGCCGACGGCCTCTACGAACTGAACCTCCCCTACCCCACGCGCAAGATCTCCCGCACCTGCTGGAAGGCGTTCAACTCGCAGGCCTGCCCGTTTGCCGAGCACGGCGCGCTCGATCTGGTCCACTTCCCCGAGGCCGACCCCACCCGCTGCGACAAGGGCTTCGACACCCCGAACGGCTGCCGAGCCCACGGCATGAACGACTACTACGGCGGCATCATGGCCAAGCCGCAGGGCGTGCGCATCAAGGGCAACTCAACCGGCGTGTGGGGCTTCGGCCGCTCGACCCTCACCTCCGTCTCGCTGGTCGCCGACTCGATCTACGATCAGGTCCTGCCGGAGATCTACACGGATTCGGCCATGCCCGTGAACTGCAAGATCGCCTCGGGCCGCGACGAGAGTGACTTCTACGCCGCCGTGGGCATTGTGGGCGAAGGGCCCCTGGGCGCTTACGGCACCGGCCACAAGCTCGACGGGCAGTATCATCACGGCTACCCGGGTTCGCTCGGCCTGATGACCAGCTTGGGGCCCGATCCGAATCCAACGACATTCGGCATGGACACCGACGCCGGCCCGGAGCGCGCGGCCGGCACGGCGTTCCTCATGATCCGGCGCTCGGACGCCAAGGGATTGCAGCTCTCGCGCCTGAGCGAGCACGCCATGGAGGCCGTGGTCGCCCAGGGCCTCAGCGGCTGGGTGTGGACCTCGCCCGGCGTGCGCGTCTACGGGCCACCGCTGACCAACCCCATCTGGATCGCGGTCAACATGCTCCTGCGCGCCCGAGGCCTGCGCCTGGGTGCGGGCGCCACCACCGAGCAACTGGACTTCGCGGAGACCCTGTTTGACGTGGATGCGGCGATCGCGGCGGCGGCGATCTGTGACGAGCAAGTGTCGAAGCTGGTCGGCACAGGCACGGAGACCCAGTGCAAGTTCCGCGGCGTGCTTCAGGAAGAGAAGCCGCTCCGCGACTGGCTCCAGGAAGTCTTGATGAACTGCCTGGGCTATTACACCTTCGCCAACGGCAAGATCAAGCTCGGCGTGCGCGTGAATTCCTCAGCGGTCGAGGCGTTCACCGAAGGCAACATCCTGTTCCGCAGCCTGCAACTCGCTCCGCTCAGGCCTGCCTTCAACCATCTGACTGCCAACTTCGCCGACGAGGACTTCGAGTTCGTCGCCAACTCCATCTCGCTTTACGACATCGACCACGCGACGCTCATTGGCGGCGGCGCGGGTCCGCTGTTCCTGAAGTCCACCGTGAATCTCTCCGGCACGGCGTCGAAGTCGCAAGCCGCGCGGATCATCACCGTGCGGCTGCGCGAGGAACTGGGCGGCATCACGCCGGGGGAGTGGAAGAAGGCGCGCCAGATCAGTTTCGGCACAACGGTGCTTGCCTTGAACACCGAACCGGGCATGGTCTGCTCGATGACCCATCGGGACATGCCCGGCGGCGTGGGAGAGTTCCGTGTGACAGGCTGGCGGTTGAACCGCGACTACTCGATCGACATCCAGGGCCGCACGACCACGGACTCGATGTACGACCTGATCTCCGGCCCGAAGCCCGCCGACGTCGTGCCCGAGCCGCCCACTGAGGAAGTGCTCATCGACACGGGCGTCCCTGGTGTACTGAACGGTATCCCTCGCCTGGGTGACTATGGCACCTTCGCGCTCGACGACATGTCGGTCGCACCTGACGCCTCCGGCAACGCCAACATCGTCGGTGCACACGAGATCACGCTGGCGCTCTACTACGTGGACGAACTCGCCACCGATCTCTGGGCGTCCATCGACACGGCCCTCGACGCCACGACCGACTCGGCCACCGTGGTCTGCACCGTCAATCCCGCCACGGAGAGAGTCTTCCGCGTAGGCGACTTCGTGGTCTTCAACGACGAGTCGGCCGACCCGGCGAACCCTGGCCGGCGCTCCTACGAGTGCGCGCAGATCACCGGTCCGGGCGTGCCCGGGGACGTTGTACCGAGCGGCGAGTTCCACCTGCAACGGGCATACCCGGGCGTCCCCGAGGGCCAGGCGACTTTCGGCACGCTCCGCTGCGCCCATCTCGCCGGCATGCGCTTCTACAAGCTCGACCAGAAGACGTTCACCTTCAGCGTCCGCAAGGGATTCTTCCGCACGCCGGATCTGCCCGCAAGGATCGAGGCGAAGCTGCCAAGCGCCTGCATCGTGGCGGCGCTGGCCGGCGTGGCCAACCACTTCGGCTACGGGCCCTTCACCGTCTTCCCGCTCTCGCGGCACAACGAGCCTTACATGCCCGGCCTGCGCACCTGCAACGGCGGCGCCTATACTTTCCAGGTGCCCGGCCCGCTCACGGTGCAGGAGAACGTCGTCATTCCGCTGAAGGTCCAGGACACTGCCTCAATCCGCTGCATCTATGCTTACCTGCAGCAAGGCACGACCGATGGCCAATCCGCGTTCCTCGTGAAGATCAGCCGCGATGGCGGCGCGACATGGGAGCCGCTTGAGTACATGGGCATCGCGCAGGCACTGCCGGACGCCTACAAGAACACCTACGACTTCCTCGTGAACAACGAAGGCTACGGCCCGCCCGCCACGCGCCGCCTTCCGTACGCCGACTACGGCTTGGTGCTGATGACCGACGTCACCGCGAGTCCCGACCCGCAGACCCTCCAGACTGCCTCCTACGGCGCGAACTGGCTCGGCCTTGTAGCCGGCAGCTTCGTCTTCCTCGATCCCGGCGGAGCGAACGAGGAGTACGTCCGCGTGATGAACGTCGATGCAGAGAATCAGTCGTTTCAGGCGATCGTGACCAAAGACCACGCCGCCGGTGAGCGCATCCGGCCCACCATCTGGCCGACGCCGGTGCTCAACGAGGGCGACGATCTGGCGTTCGACATCCTGGCCGTCGCTTCGCCGGATCCGGGTTCGGATCTCACTGTGGTGCTCCAAACCTGAAGGTGCTCAGTCTCGGCTCTCTTCGATGGCTTCGAGGACCTGCTTGATGATCTTGGGATGGAGCACGACGCCAGAGTGGAACGGCACCACAACCCGGCGCGTACCCTTCAGATAAATGCGGTGGCTGCCTTTCGACCGTAGCAGAGCGAAACCGGCATCGAGCAGCGCCTTCTCAGCCTCCGCAGCTGTCCAGCGCGGCAGTTTAGGCATTGACCTCAACGGCTGTGGTCAGAATCTCCTGGCTCAACAGCACATCACGCTCATCAGGCGGGAGCGTCTCCAGGTACAGTTCGATCGCCTCGCGGATGTTGGCCAAGGCATCCTCAAGGCTCGCTCCTTGGGACTGGCAGCCCTTCAGCTCCGGGCACCAGGCGTAGTAGCCGTGCGCGTCTTTTTCGATGATCACGCTCGCCTTTCGCGCCATGACTCAAGTGTACCGTCTGCCGAACTTGCACGGGTAGCGGCTCATGCCGACTGAACCACTCTTCCTCTTCGCCCCCCGCCGCACGATCCAACTTCAGGGCTTCTCCGGCCGTGCTGCCACCACCACGCTCCACGACGCCACCGAGACCGGCTTCCAGATCTCGGGCATCTTCCAGGCAGCCGAGGACTTCGCCAATGTCCAGCTCTTCTCGGCCGACGACTACTTCAACCACCTGCGTGTGAAGCCGCTGCCGATGACGGATCTCTCCGGGCTGACCCTCCAGTACGACATGGAGATCTTGCCGGTCAACGGCGAAGAGGGCAACGTCCGGCCAGACTGCGTCCGCTACGCCTCGGTCGGGTGGGACAAGCTCACGATCACCACCGGCGCGGGCGACATCTACGAAGTCCCGGTGATGGCTCACGCTCAAGTGCTCTCGGGCACCGTTACGCCTGGAGAATTCGAGTTTGCGCTGGCCGACCGCGATGAAGCGAGCCTGGACGATCTCCTCATTGGCAAGCCTACGCCCGCCCTCACAGACAAGGTCTACGTCTATTTCATGGGCACGCGCTGGTCTTGCTCCTCAGCCGAGGCGATCGCCTTCTGCGATCTCGAGACGGTTCTCACCCAGGACATCGGCAATCCAGATAATCCATCCACCGATCAAGCCATCTGGTGGCAGGGCGATCCGTATTTCTATCACAACTTCTTCGTCAACAATGCCACCGTGGCGGTGCCGGAGCGCCTCTTTGCTAGCGCCGCCGAGATCGCTCAGTTCTTCGCTGACTGGTTCAACAACCAGCCTGGCATCAATGATCTCGTCTCGTGCTCCGCCGCGGGCAACGTCGTGACTGTGACGCTCAAGCCTGGCGTCGCCGGCCCTGTCGTCGTCTGGTCGAACAGCGGCTCGGCACCAGCCACGCTGAGCCGATTCGTGCCGGGCGTTTACACGACGCGCGTGGCGTCGTCGGCCGAGATCAGAGCGGGTGATTACGTCGGGCTCGACATCGGCGGAGGCGGAGATGAGGTCGTGAAGGTGCTCTCGGTCGCCAGCGGCAGCTTCACAGCCTATTTCACCGATCGGCATACGGTCGGCACGGTCTGTCGCGTGCTGCCGCGTGCCAGGCATTTCGGGCGCGTGCTCAGGAGCCGCATGGTAGACGCGCCGCAGCCAGATTACGGCGAGCAGCCCAGCAGTTTCGCCGTTGAGCAGTTCGGCACGAGCGACAATTCTGCAAGACTACGAATCCAGCTGGCAGGTCCGCTCGGCGAGTACGGGCGCGACGCCAACGGCATGCCCGTGCGCGTTTCAGTCGATCCAGACAATCAGATCGTTGGTCTCGAGGACGGCTCGACAGTCCTCGCCACCGCCCTTGCGGGCGCGAGCAATGACCGCATCTATCGCTTCACCTTCCCTTATGCCATGCTCTCCGGCTACCGGAACGGAGACCGCAACGCGCTTGTGTCCGTTCCCTCGAGCGACATCGTGAAGGTCCACCTCACCTTTGCGCCACGCTTTGAAGGTGTCGAGGCGGGTCTGCGCGAAGGCGGGCTTCTCAAAGAAGGCGTGACCGCGTCGCCGCCGGGTACGGAGGAGGAATGGCATCTGACCCACGCCGACGAGATGCTCGCGGGCCGCAAGTACTACGTCGGTACGCCCGCCGTGGAGGAACGCATCTCCTGCCTCGCCAACTTCGGCCTCGTGAAGCCGGACCCCGATGATCCTGCAACATGGCACTACCGCCTGCTGGTCCGCCGCGGCGAGGACTCTTCTGCGCCGCAGGCTTGGCCGCCTGGCACGCGCATCCAGCGCATCTCGACCATCACCGGCACACGCTCGGACATCGAGTGGCAGGTGAAGATCTCGAATCTCACCGTCACCGGCGACCGCACACTGAAGGTCGGCGGCGATGCGCCGCGCATCGAAGAATCCGATGGCCGCTGCCGGTACGAAGGCTTCTGGGAGAACTACGCCTACGGCGCAGGCTGGCCGACGCAGTGGTGGTCGCTCGGCCACGCCAAACGCTGCGCACCAAACGACGCCCAGGATCGGCGCGTAGTCACCATCCGCTACTCATACACGCGCGAGCACGATCTCTACCTCGGCACCTGGCTCGGCCGTGACGCGGGCCGGATCGAGGTCACGATCGACGGCGGCGCGCCCGTCATCCACGATCTGTATCTCAACGACTACAACGGCCTCGCGGCGATGAAGAAACTCGCCGCCGCACTGCCTGGCGGGACGCACACGGTCGATATCCGCGCGCTGTTCTCGAAGCACCCGGCAAGCAACGGGTACTACTTCTACTTCGACTACCTGTGGCCCTTGGAACCTCAGGACCCGCCCGACCCTCCGAAGGTCTATCCCGATGTCTCCGCGGCCATCGACTTCGACACCGATCACGGCTACAAGAAGCCGCCAGCCTGGCATGTCTGGCACCTCAGGCAGCTCGGCTTCCTGGGCCACGCCGACGTCTACATGGGCGTCTTCTGGAACAATAAGCGCCGCCGCGTCGGGGCCACCTACCCGAACTGCACCGTGAGCATCGGCGCATGGGAGCCGGATGAACCGTTGTGGATCAATCTCTCCGGCACCACGCTCTACTTCTCGCCAGGCGCGGGCCTCGCGGTAGAGGACATCGCCGCGCATCTGCGCGCGATGATCAACGTCACTTTCCCTGGCATCTGGTGCACGAGCGACGGCAACTCGGTCCACATCCGCTCCCGCGCGCCGAGCTACACCTTCACCATCTCGGCCAGCCCGCAGTTGAGCATCTCGCAGGGCGCGCCGGCGCTGAACCAGACCGGCGCTGAGGGCGACTGGGAGATGATCGACACCATCTCGCCTGTTATGACTCACGGCGCACGGAACTGGATCCGCGATCTGGCGCGAGAGTTCAAGCAGGCTGGCATCCCGGCGAGCTTCGCCTTCTCGATGGAGTGCTACCGCCCGCCAATGGCGATGGCCGCGCGCTACTGGGACGGCGAGGCGGTCTTCCTGCCCATCCCTTCGCACCAGATGCACTTCGGCCCACGGGTGCGGAACTACCTCAAGCAGATGTACAAGGAGTGCGCTGACGAAATCGCAGCCGCAGGCCTGCCTATCGTGCTCCAGTTTGGCGAGACGCAATGGTGGTACTTCCCGAACGCCTCCGGCATGCCGTTCTACGACGACGACACGAAGGCGGCGTTCCAGGCCCGCTACGGGCGGCCCTTGCACCGGTTCCTGGCCAACACCGATTCGCCCAACGACGACATCCAGACGGCCAACTTCCTGCGCGATCGCATCTGGGAGTACTGCGCCGAAGTCATCAGCTACGTTCGGCGATTCCATCCCTCGGCGGTGTTCGAGTGCCTCTGGCCGCTCGACGCCAACCAGGGCAAGCCCGCGCCGGACCCGGCCTTCCGCGCTCTGAACTTTCACGTCAACTTGCCCCACGAATGGAAGACTTCCGGATACGGCGTGAAGTACTTCCGTGCGGAGGGTTTCGATTACGACGTCTGGCAGAAGAACGCCCCGCTTATGCGTCAGACGCTCGAGTTTCCGCTGAAGCTCGGCCGCCCGGCGTCCGAGTGCATGTACTCTGCCGGCATCTACGGCCCACCCGACCCGCCGGTGCGCGAGGCCTACGGCATGTGGCGCAATCGCGGGTTGTATTCCTTCTGCGTCTGGGCGTTCGACCAGTTCTGCCTGAACTCTCGGGCCTTGCCGCTGGAAGTGCCCGCGCAGTCCACGGCGACGCTTGTCTCCTATCGCCGGCCCCGCGCCGCGCGCTCGCCGGAAGCGCCCGTCGCCGTGGCCTATGCGCCTGAGGCCAGCAGCCGCATGAACACGTTCCGATTGAATGCGAGGAGGTTGAACGGATGAGCAACTACCCGAACGCGATCGACGACGCATCAAGCCTTTACTCAGCCGCCGATGCCTTCTCGGCGAAGCCACTTGAGACGATCACCACGATGCCGGTCTACGCCGGCGACACGACCATCAGCGTCGAGTCCACGGGCGTCGGCTTTCCCGACGAGTACGGCATCCTCTCGATCGACGACGAGTTGATCGTTTACACAGGCAAATCCGCCACGCAGTTCACCGGCTGCCAACGCGGCGCGTTCGGCACCGTTGCCGCGCAGCACACCTCCGGCGCGACCGTGCGCGCCAACATGGTCTCGGCCTACATCAAGGCGCTTCAGGAAGCCGTCATCGCCATCGAGCAGGAACTCGGGGTCTCGTCCAGCCGTAACTACGTGCGCAAGGACGGCCCGGTGACGATCACCGGCTCGAAGACCTTCGTCGACGGTGCGGAGTTCGGATCGGGCAACAAAGCTGACACGGGCCTGGTGCGCCTGCCCAACACAGGCGCGATCAAGTGGCGCAAGGCCGATGGCTCTGGTGACCTGGGCCTGAACTTGAACGCCAATGACCATCTGGTCTCGGACGCGATCATCGATTTCGCGCCCGGGCAGACCTTCGGCGCGTTCTCCTATCCAGACGCCGGTTACGGCACCAAGGGAATCGTGCAGGTCGACCCAGTTGGAGGACTTGCCATTGAATCGGGTGTGCTGTCGACGGCCCCGTCGGGGGCCTCGCCCGGCACGTATCCGAAGGTCACCGTTGACGCCAAAGGCCGCGTGACCGCTGGCGCGAACCTCGCGGCGAGCGACCTGCCCACTCACACACACACGGCCGCGGACATCGTCAGCGGCGAGCTCCCGCACAAGGTCCAGAAGGACGGCACCGACGTCGGGACGCGCCGTGCGCTCAACCTGGTCCAGGGCACGCGCGTCTCTCTTGCTGCCGCCGACGACCCCGCCAACGACCGTGTCAGCGTGACCATCAGCGCAAGTCCGCCCGAGGCCGGTGAAGTCACCAACGCCCTTGGTTACGTCCCGGCCAACCGCGCGGGCGACCACTTCACCGGCCCCATCGACTGCGGCCCGCACCAAACCATCGGCGGCTCGCTCGAAAACATGGCGAAGCACTCCGAGGATTTCGCCGCGGCCACCTGGGACAAGAACGGCGGCTCCTGCTCGATCACCTCGAACGCCGTCATAGCGCCAGATGGGAACCAGACCGCCGACGTCATCACGGCCGTAACCGACACGCCCGTGATTCAACAGCAGATCGCCGGGCTCACCGACAGCGGCGCCTACACCTTCTACATCTGGGCGCGCGTCGCATCTGGAACCCGCAAGGTGTCGATTGCCATCGTCGACAACCCGTACGCAGCATACCTCGCCGGCCCGACCCAGATCACGCTCACGACCTCCTGGCAGCGTTTCAAGATCACAGGAACGCTTGCGAGCGGCCAAACCGGCCTCTGGATCGTCGTCCGCCAGTTCGCCAGTAACGGCGACGACTGGACCACCGGCGACATCCACCTCTGGGGCGCCTGCCTCCAGCAAGGCAACGACCCACAGAAAGCCTACGCCCGCACCTGGGCCTCGCAAACGCCGCACATCGCCTCCGGCCTCGCCGCCGGACCCACCATCATCGCCACCGACAACACCACCTCACCCCTCAAGATCCACGGTCCCGGCTCTAACCTCGCCGACAGCACGCTGCTCGAGCTCACCGCCAACGGCGAACTCATCCTCGCTGGCGGCTCCGGCAACGGCTACCGCTTCGCCGAACTCGGCCCCGCCAACAACCCCTCCGGCTGGGCAGGTGTGCTGAAAGTGAAGACACCTGCCGGCGCCACGCTCGGCTACATCCTGCTCCACGCAACCCCGTGATGGTCCACCGCCCCAATCTCCCCGTCCTTCTCGGCACCCTGGATTGCAATCTGATAAGCATTCTCCCTGTGGACCTTCCGGGAGGAGACTGCGATCAGGCCAAACGCCGGCCCCTCGCCGTAGAGGACCATGTCGCACGGCCCCACGGTCCGAGCTTGTTTGCGGATCTTGAGGGCTGTTGAGGGCAACGCAAGGCATGTGATCATAGGGACCTGTGGTAATGTAGAAGAGTTGAACTGGGTGAGTCAATCTGCGGCAGCTTGCTGCACCAAGCAGGTTCTATGCCTGCTGCTCGTAGTGGGGCTGATTGTGTCCGCGGCTCCTGGACTAGCCACTGTACTCTGCGTATCCCCCAGTGGCCACGCCGCAGTGGAGGAGCTTAACGCACTCTGTTGCCGTACTGGGAAGCTACCCGGTTCGACTTCTGACCCCCGATCATCCACCTCCGGCCAGTTTTCTCAGACTGGCTCTTGCGGCAACTGTACAGATGTCCCTGTCTTCGCAGCCGCCGACCGCCAGCCCGCCGTTTCGGTTGACTCCCAGACCGCCCCGGGTTCGCCAGCAGTGGTGTCCCTGACTATCCAGTGCAGTGCCACCACGCCGGCCTCCGCCTCACATACGCTGGCTCACTCGCCAATCAGCGAGAGCCCGGTGTCCTCGGCACTTCGTTCCGTTTCCCTTCGCTGTTAACACTGCTTCCCACTGATTAGGTCCAGCCGGATTTCGGGGCCAACCCCCGCTTCTGTCCGCGATCATTCCCCGCGGCGCGGGCAGGTTGCCTCCCAGACACAGGCCTGAATCCAAATTTGAGAGGAAAGCAATGAAGCAGGATAGAGGATCATTCATCAGCCTTACGGGCCGTTCGATCACTTTCATCCCGGACGTGCTGCGCCCGATTCGGGATTGCTGGAGAGTTCGTCGAAGCACTGGGCAGATCGAGACAGCGTTGCGAACTTTTTGCATCTGGCTCACAGCGAGCGTAGCGCTGACGGCTCTTGCCGTAGCACAGTCGCAAACTCCCCCACCCATCCCTTCTTCGAGAAGATACGTGGACGCTGTAGGCGGCGTCAGTGTGCAGAAGCTCGTGGAGACGGCGCTCGCGAGAAACGCTGACCTGCTGGCGACGCGAAGACGGATCGCCGAAGCGCAAGGCCTGCTTAACCAATCGCGGCTCCGGCCGAATCCTGGTTTGAATATCAGGGTCGGCAACGGCGCCGTCTTGAAGAGTCCTGGCGAGCGTGACTATACCATCAGCTACGCCCATACCTTCGAGCTGGGCGGAAAGTGGGACCGGCGCGTCGAGGTGGGTCAACTTGCCGAAGAGCTGGCAACCCTCGAAGTTGCTGACCAGGAGCGCTTGTTGAAAGCAAGCGTAAAAACCCGTTTCGGAGAGGCATTGGCCTTCGTTCAGAACCTGGAAATTGCGGAGCAACTGTTGCAGCTCAACGAACAGGGCTACCGCATTGCTCAGGCACGGGTGGAGAAAGGCGAGGCGGCGGAACTGGAAGAGCGTTTGATGCGGGTGGAAGTGAACCGGGTGCGGTCGGACCAGATGCTTTTCACCAACCAAGTTGAGCGGGCAATCCTGGAACTGAAGAGGCTGGCCGGCCTGGGGCTGGATGAGACATTGAAGCTGAGCGGAGGGCTCGATGTGCCACCCGTGGAAATCTCTCTGGATCAGGCCATGGAGCAGGCCCTCAGCAAGCGTCCGGATTTGCAGGCCTTAAAGCTTGCGGAAAAGCTCAGTGATGCGGAGGTCCGGCTGGCTCTCGCCGAGGGCACTCCCAACCTCTTGGGCTTTCTGGAGTATTCGCACATCAACAGCCGATTCGATCCGTTCGGGCTGAACGCCTCGAGACAGCTCGTTCCGATCCGCGATACCGATAATATTCTGGCGACCGGGATCTCGATCAATCTTCCCTTCCGGAACCGAAACCAAGGGAACGTGCAAGCCGCGGAAGCGAGAAAAAGCGCCGCCAGTCTCCGCAGCCGGTACGCCGAGCAAGTAGTCCGCCAGGAGGTTGAGGCTGCCTACACGCGATACGAAACGGCCCGCCGGGCACTCGGCATCTTCAACCGTGGCGTGATGCTGGAATCGCTGGACAACCTAAAGATTGTGCGCGCCGCTTATCAGTTCGGAGAACTGCGGATACTGGACGTGCTGAACGAGCAGCGGCGTTTCACGGATACGCAGAGAGCCTGGACCGACTTGCTGCGAGAGTACTATCTCGCGCTGGTGGAACTCGAAAAAGCCACCGCCGGCTCGCTGTTCTGAAGGAGAACAAGAATGAGTAACGTGGACACGATCCCAACTCGTGGGATGGCCGGGAAGCGGCTGGTTTTGCTCACATTTGCCGCTGGGGCGGTGGCGGGCGTGCTCGGATGGCTCGTGATCGACCTCATTGGACATGCCTCACGTTCCGCCGACGGGCGGGAAGCCCCTGCCGAGCCAACCAAGGAAGCGGCTCCTTCCGGCGTGGTCAAACTGGAACTGGCCGCTATGAGGAATATCGGCCTGACAGTTGTCCAGGCGCAAATGAGAACAGTTCGGCAAGTGGTCCGGGCAACGGGCAGCATTGGCCCCAACGAGAGCCGCCTGGCACACATCCGCCCCTTGGCCCGCGGACGGATCGAAAAAGTCGCCGTGCGGCTCGGCGACCGCGTGCGGGCCCGCCAGCCGCTGGTGGAGTACGACAATATCGAGCTCGGCGAATTGATCGGGGGGTACTTGTCGGCTGTAGCAGGGCTGCAAAAAGCCAGGGCCGAAGCCGAAGTCGCCAGGCGGTCGTTGGAACGCGCCAGAAGCCTGGTCGAACTCGGCGCGGTCGCACGAGCCGAATTCGAACGAAGAGATGCCGAATATCAGAACGCGCTGGCGTCGATCAACAGCCAGAGGGCGGAAATCGCCAAAGTCGAGGAGAAGCTTCACCGTTTCGGCCTGACCGACGCAGATATTAGGAAATTGGGCCCCCAAGCGAGCGCGGAAGATCAATCGGGCTACCATCGCGAAGCCTCCCACAACGTGCTGACGGCCCCGTTTAACGGTGTCGTCGTCAAGTACAACGTCGCCGAGGGTGAGGTCGTAGGCCCCGAGAACGAACTGTTTACGCTTGCCGATCTCTCCACGGTCTGGGTGCTAGCCGATGTGTACGAGAAGGACATCGCGTTGATGCGCCAAGGGCAGGAGGCGAGGATCATGACGGACGCTTACCCAGGCGAGGTCTTCCGCGGCAGAATTACCTACGTCAGTGACATGCTCGACCCCAAGACGCGCACGGCCAAGGTGCGCTGTGAGGTGCCCAACCCGGACGGCCGTCTGAAGCTGGACATGTTCGTGACCGTGGAGCTTCCAACGCCCGTCGGGCGCCGGGCGCTGATGG
Encoded here:
- the czcC gene encoding outer membrane protein CzcC; amino-acid sequence: MQKLVETALARNADLLATRRRIAEAQGLLNQSRLRPNPGLNIRVGNGAVLKSPGERDYTISYAHTFELGGKWDRRVEVGQLAEELATLEVADQERLLKASVKTRFGEALAFVQNLEIAEQLLQLNEQGYRIAQARVEKGEAAELEERLMRVEVNRVRSDQMLFTNQVERAILELKRLAGLGLDETLKLSGGLDVPPVEISLDQAMEQALSKRPDLQALKLAEKLSDAEVRLALAEGTPNLLGFLEYSHINSRFDPFGLNASRQLVPIRDTDNILATGISINLPFRNRNQGNVQAAEARKSAASLRSRYAEQVVRQEVEAAYTRYETARRALGIFNRGVMLESLDNLKIVRAAYQFGELRILDVLNEQRRFTDTQRAWTDLLREYYLALVELEKATAGSLF
- a CDS encoding HicB family protein; its protein translation is MIIEKDAHGYYAWCPELKGCQSQGASLEDALANIREAIELYLETLPPDERDVLLSQEILTTAVEVNA
- a CDS encoding RND transporter codes for the protein MSNVDTIPTRGMAGKRLVLLTFAAGAVAGVLGWLVIDLIGHASRSADGREAPAEPTKEAAPSGVVKLELAAMRNIGLTVVQAQMRTVRQVVRATGSIGPNESRLAHIRPLARGRIEKVAVRLGDRVRARQPLVEYDNIELGELIGGYLSAVAGLQKARAEAEVARRSLERARSLVELGAVARAEFERRDAEYQNALASINSQRAEIAKVEEKLHRFGLTDADIRKLGPQASAEDQSGYHREASHNVLTAPFNGVVVKYNVAEGEVVGPENELFTLADLSTVWVLADVYEKDIALMRQGQEARIMTDAYPGEVFRGRITYVSDMLDPKTRTAKVRCEVPNPDGRLKLDMFVTVELPTPVGRRALMVPSAAIQQIDDQPVVFVKTGEAQFERRNVQIGANSDGWIEVTSGVRRGEPVVTEGSFHLKSALLRERIGGEE